A genomic stretch from Candidatus Thiothrix anitrata includes:
- a CDS encoding helix-turn-helix domain-containing protein → MSKRNLFEELSTALVEAKQHSEGKLTLRTHVVQRTGVPEIKPQEILTIREMFNMSRGVFARHLHTSARTLESWEQGRTTPNGQAVTLLRLVQRHPETLSYIAEL, encoded by the coding sequence ATGAGCAAGCGTAACTTGTTTGAAGAATTAAGCACCGCCTTGGTCGAAGCCAAGCAACATTCAGAAGGTAAGCTCACCTTGCGCACCCATGTTGTGCAACGTACAGGTGTGCCTGAAATTAAACCACAGGAAATTTTGACGATTCGGGAAATGTTCAATATGTCACGGGGCGTATTCGCTCGTCACTTACACACATCTGCCCGAACGCTCGAAAGCTGGGAACAGGGACGCACTACCCCTAATGGTCAGGCAGTAACACTATTGCGTTTGGTGCAACGGCATCCTGAAACCTTATCCTACATTGCCGAGCTTTAA